The following nucleotide sequence is from Kiritimatiella glycovorans.
CGTATAAGACATGTCCATCAGGTATGGTGATCTCGACCCGTACCGCCCGTTCGCCGTCGCGGCGCGTCACAGAGCCCTCCGCCTCGAACGGCACCTGCGGCTGAGCGTGACCGGCCGCCGCCGCGAGGATCATCAGTAAAAGCGGCATGTGTTTCATAAGCTACCTCCTTGGTATCATATTGATGATGAACGCTCGGGCTCCGGTGTTCAACATTTTATCCCGGGAAGATTCTTTCCTAATATACGGTTGACGAGCGCTCGTATTCTAATGTATTCGATATATATACAAAAGATGCGAGGTTTGCGATGTCAAAGACGGTAACCCTGAGACTGCCCGAATCGACCTACGAGCGGTTCCGCACCCTGGCCCAGCGTGAAAATCGGCCCCTCTCGAACTTCATCGAGACTGCGGCGTCGCGCTATATCGAGACAGAGCAGTTCGTGGACGAGTTCGAAATGGAGGAAATTGAAGCGAACGTCGATCTGAACCGCAGTCTGAAGCGCGGAATCAAGGATGCCAAGGCCGGTCGAGGGCGGTTTGTCTGATTTCCGGATATTCGAGACCGGGGAATTCCAGAAGAAGCTTGGCAAGCTCCCCCCCGATGCAAACCGGTTTGTCGAGAGAAAGCTGACGGAGCATGTCTACCCCCAGCTTCGCCAGAACCCCTTCCTCGGCCCCAATATCAAAAAACTCAAAGGATACGATCCCGCCACCTGGCGGTATCGCATCGGCAAGTACCGGCTGTTCTTCATGGTTGACCAGGCTGAACGCGTTATTTTCATGCTCTCAGTCGATAATCGGCGCGACGCCTACAGGTAGAGAAAGGATCGTATCTGCGTCCATTACAATTCGTAAGAGTACCCGGAGCGCCAAAGGCACGATCCTGCCGGCCGACTCCAGGAAATCGAGTACGAGGCCGCGTGACCGGTGAACCCATGAACGAGCCGACACATCCTGCTTATGAGACGGCGTTGCGCGTGCTCGCGACGCTGCGCGAGGCGGGTCATAAGGCCTGGTTCGCGGGCGGCTCCGTGCGCGACCGCCTGCTCGGCCGCGAAGCCAAGGACTACGACGTGGCCACGGACGCCCTCCCCTCGCGCGTGGAGGAACTTTTCTCGCGCACAGTGGCCGTCGGCAAATCGTTCGGCGTGATCGCCGTGGTCGAAGACGACATCCAGATCGAGGTCACGACGTTCCGCAGCGAAGACCAGTACGAGGACGGCCGACGGCCGGGCTCCGTCACGCCGACGACGCCGGAAGAGGATGCGCAGCGGCGCGATTTTACGATTAACGGCCTCTTCTACGACCCGGTCGCGGACAGGGTTATCGATTACGTGGGCGGACGCGAAGACCTTGCACGCGGCCTGGTCCGGGCGATCGGAGACCCCGGGGAGCGGTTCGGCGAAGATCACCTGCGCATGCTGCGCGCCGTCCGCTTCGCCGCGACGCTGGAATTCGAGATCGAAACGCGGACGCGTGAAGCCATTCGAGCGCTGGCGGGGCGGATCGACCGCATCAGCGCCGAGCGGATCGAAATCGAGCTGACCCGCACCCTGACCGAATCGCCGCGCCCCGGCCGGGCCCTGTGCACCCTGCTGGATACCGGGCTGCTCGCCGAGGTGATCCCCGAGGCGGTCCCCATGGTCGGCCAGGAGCAGCCTCCTGAGTTTCACCCGGAGGGCGACGTGTTTACCCATACCTGTCTCATGCTGGACCGGATGGGAGCCGGTGTGAAAGAGCCGGGGGTCGACCGGGCCGAACTCGCCTGGGCCCTACTGCTGCACGACGTCGGCAAGCCGCCCGCCTGCGTCCATTCGCAGTGGCCCGACGGAAGACCGCGGCTTCGTTTCGACCGCCACGCCCGGATAAGCGCGGACATGGCCGAGGCGGTCATGCGCCGGCTGAAAATGCCCGCGAAGCGCATCCGGAACGTGGTCACCGCCATTGATCGTCACATGCGTTTCATGCATGTCGAAGAGATGCGCGAGTCGAAACTGCGCCGCTGGATGGCGGAGCCGGTCTTTCCGCTGGAACTCGAACTGCACCGGCTCGACTGCGAGGGGAGTCATGGAGACATGAGCTGCTACCGGCGCGTGATGGATCTGCGCGAAAAGATCAGCCGCGAACCGGTACTCCCCGAACCCTGGGTCAACGGACGCGACCTGATCGCGATGGGACTGGAACCGGGTCCGGGGATCGGGGAGCTGCTGGACGAGGCCTTCGAGCGTCAGCTTGAGGGCGAGGCGGCCTCGCGCGAAGAGCTGCTGGCATGGCTGCGGGAACGCGTCGCGCAGAAATCGAACCAAGCCCGCAAGCCGGATTAAGGATCCCGCGCCGGGGCACGAACGGCAGGCCTACGACCATGATGACGCTGCAGGACATTGACTGGGAACACTGGACGCCGGTGGAGGACGCGACCCTGCTGTTCGTCATCCGCGGCGGGCGGATCCTCCTGATTCACAAAAAGCGCGGATTCGGCGCCGGCAAGATCAACGGACCCGGCGGACGCATCGAACCCGGCGAGACTCCGGAAGAATGTGCGCTGCGTGAAGTTGAAGAAGAACTGCGCATCCGTCCTCTGAACGTGGATTACGCCGGCCTGCTTCAGTTTCAGTTCGTCGACGGCTTTTCAATCCGCGGCCACGTCTATCGAGCCGCGGATTTCGAGGGCACGCCTGTGGAGACGGACGAGGCGATCCCGCTCTGGTGCGAGACCGACGCCCTGCCCTTTGAGCGGATGTGGGCCGACGACCCCGTCTGGTTCCCCCACCTCCTCGCCGGACGCAGATTCTCCGGCCGGTTTATTTTCGAGGGAGAGCGGATGGTCGAGTACCGGGTGGTGGAGGAGGAGGAAGAGTTTGAGTGCGAAACCTGAGACCTGAGACCTGAGTAAAACGGGTTCTACCTGAATTTTACTCAGGTCTCAGGTTTCAGCATTCACACTCAATAAAGCATCCCCGCGAACACCACGTAGACCACGAGCATCAACCACGAATAGATACCCAGCCGGAGGAAGGTGCGGCGGCCGGGGCGGCGGACGGCGGCGATGAGCAGGAGGGTAAGGAGCAATACTTCGAGCGCGGTCAGCCAGTGATCGCCTGCCGCGTAATAGAGCAGCGCCTCGCCCCGCAGCGCGATATCGGCGACGAAAAGGATCAGCAGGTTGAACATATTGCTTCCGAGCACGTTGCCCACAGCCATATCCACGAAACCGTAGCGCACCGCGGCGGCGCACACCACCAGCTCGGGGAGGCTGGTGGCGATCGCGAGAAAAAGCGTACCGATGAAACTCTGTTTCAGACCGAAGCCGCCCAGCTCCGGCGGAAGGGCCATGCGGTCCGCCAGCGCCGAGAGCACGGCGCCGCCGAGGACGATCACCAGCGCCAGCGCCAGCAGTCGGCCATAAAACGCGGCGGCCGGCATTCCGATCAGGCGCGACTCGACCGCCTTCATTTCGGGCGGCCGGGGCGGCTCGCGCCGCTGGTAGCCGCGAACCATGTATACGTACGCGAGCGGAAGCAGCGGTATAAGCCATCCCGTGCCGAGCAGCGGGATCGCGAGACCGTTTCTCCGGTCGAACGCGAACGCGGCGGCAAACAGCCCCAGCAGGATCAGTCCCGAAAAGGCCGACCTCAGGTGGCGCGGGTTGACGCGGGCAAGGACAGGTTCACTGCGCCGGATCGCGTCGAGCACGACCAGGATCATCAGGTTGAACACGTTGGAGCCGAGCATATTTCCCGTCGCGAGGTCGGCCCCGGCGGAAAGGGCCCGTACGCGGTCGGCGCCGGCAAGTCCCTGCGCATTGAAGCCCGCCCGCACGACGGAGGCCACGGACACCGCCAGTTCGGGAAGACTCGTCACCGCCGCGAGAAAAATCAGCCCGATCAGCCCGGCGCCGATTTTCGTGCGTTCGCTGAGCGCGTCGCCGTACAGGCTGAGTCGCACGCCCGCCCGCACCACGACGGCCGCGGTCAGCACAAACGCGGCCGCGAGGACCGCCGGAAATTGAAGCCAGGAAACCATGCGCGGAATGATGAAGCGGAGACCGGTTCAGATCAACAGGAGAAGAGGTCTCCCCGCGATTATTCCGTCCCCGCTGCCGGGTCCGGGGATTCAGGTAAAGGGCAGCTCGACCTCCATGCCGTCGCAGGGCACGACCCCCCACTCCGGGAGCCGCGACTGCAGCTCGTCGTGATCGAAATGGTGCGTGATGTGGGTCGGGCAGAACACCCGCGGCCGGAGACGGCGCGCGGCGGCGAGACTCTGCTCCAGCCCGAAGTGCGTGGGATGCGGCTCCGGGCGCAGGGTGTCGAGGATCAGGACGTCCAGATCGTCCAGCAGCGCCGCGGTTGCGTCCGGGATGCCGCTGCAGTCCGGGATATAGGCGACCGCCGCGCGGTCCGCGTCGATCCGGTACCCGTAGATCTGTGCCGGGCCGTGCAGGACCGGGAGCGGGCGCACTACGGCCTCGCCCGATCCGGCGGACAGCCGGACGGGAGCATCCATCGGCCGGAAATCGACCCAGGGCACGGCGCCGAACGAATGGCCTTCCGAATGCACATACTCGAATCTTCTCTCCAGCAGGCGAAGCGTTTCGGCCGAAGCGTGGACGGGAAGGCGCCGGCGCTGCATCTGGCTGTAGCGGCGCAGGTCGTCGAAACCGAATATGTGATCGGCGTGCGCGTGGGTGATGAAGACGGCATCCACGCGCTCCACCCCGCAGCTCAGGGCCTGCTCGCGCAGATCCGGCGGCGTGTCGAAGAGCATAGAGAGGTCGCCCGCCTCCACGTGGAGACTGCACCTCCGCCGGCGGTTTCTCGGGTCCTTCGAGCTGCAGACCGGACAGTGGCAGCCGATCATCGGGATCCCGTGCGAAGTCCCCGTCCCCAGAAACGTGAGCTTCATGAGCCGTGTCCCTACTCCGCACCGGCGGACTCAAGATGGTCCCGCACGTAGCTGCGGATCCCGTCCTCCAGCGCTGTGAACGCCTGCCGGTATCCCGCTTCGCGCAGCTTGGTCAGGTCCGCCTCCGTGTAATACTGGTAATTCGGCCGGATCGATTCGGGCATGTCGATATAGCGGATATGCGGTTTACGCCCCATGGACTCGAACACCGCGCGCGCGAGGTCGTTCCAGCTCCGAGCCCGTCCGGTACCGCAGTTATAGAGGCCGTTGATCTCCGGATGATCGCCGAGCCAGAGCGTGAGATCCACCGCATCGCCGACATGCACGAAATCGCGCACCTGCTCCCCGTCCGCGTATTCCGAACGGTGGGACCGGAAGAGCCGCACCTCGCCCCGTTCGCGCACCTGCCCCCACGCCTTGTGGATCATCGAGCGCATATCGCCCTTGTGGGCCTCGCCGGGGCCGTAGACGTTGAAGTATTTGATGCCGGCCACGCGATCGAGCGCTTCGTGGCGCAGGGCCCATAGATCGAAGCGGTGCTTTGAATAACCGTACATATTGAGCGGGCGATAGGCCGGCGTGCTCTCGTGGCGGTCGGAGTAACCGCGCGATCCGTCGCCATAGGTGGCCGCGCTGGACGCGTAGACGAAGCGGGTCCCCGCGCGCAGACAGGCCTCGCACAGCTGACGGGTGTACGCGTAGTTGTTGCGCATCAGGTAGTCCGCGTCGGCCTCCGTGGTGGAGGAGCAGGCGCCCAGGTGATACACCGCCTCCAGCCCCATCCAGGGGATATCGGGCAGGGTCTCGAGGAAGGCATCCTTGTCGATGAAATCCTCGAATTCGAGTCCGTTGAGATTCCGCCACTTCAGGCCGCTGCCCAGCCGGTCGACGATCAGGATGTTCGTCTCGCCGCGTTCGTTCAGCGCCCGCACCAGGTTGGAGCCGATGAAGCCCGCTCCACCGGTGACGATGTATCTGAGTTCCGTGTTACCGTTCATTACGTGGTCCTCCGCACAAGTTGATCCATGAGCCGTCACGGTAACAGAGAAGCGGATGGAGCGGTAGGATGTAGTTCATGGCCGTGCGGGCGGGGAGCGGGTGGACATAAGCAGAGTCATCCGGTACCCTGCCCGGGTATGGCAGAACAGAAAGAGCAGCACAGACGAAAAAAGCAGGACAACCAGGACCCATCCCCTCCTGCACCGTCCGGTGTCGGCAACTTAGGGCTCTGGCGCTGGATTCTGGCCTTTCTGCTCATCTGGGCGGTCACGTCCGTTTTTCAGCGGATGATGGCCCGCCGGGCGGAACGGGTTCCTGTTTCCTACACCGTGTTCAAGCAGCAGGTGCGCACAGGCAACGTGGAACGCGTCACCCTTCAAGGACCCGAAATCCGGGGCGAATTCGAGTCGCCGTACCACCCCCCGGCTCCCGAACAGGCCGACACCGAACGGACAAAAGAGGGCTTCGGGCGCTTCCGGACCACCCGCCCGCCCGTGGAAGACCCCGACCTGATCCCGCTTCTTGAAGAAAAGGGCGTGGGAATCGAGGCGAAGGCCGTGAAGCAGCAGGAATGGATCGGCATGCTGCTGCTGATGCTTCCCTGGCTGCTGCTGATCGGCTATTTCGTCTACGCCGGCCGGAAGATGCGCCGGCAGATGGGCGGAGGGGGCGCCGGGGGAGGTCCCGCGGGCCTGTTCAATATCGGCCAGTCCAAAGCGCGCCGCGTGCAGAAGTCGATGTGCCGCGACCGGTACGACGACGTGGCAGGCAACGAAAACGCCAAACGCGATCTGCGTGAGATCGTCGACTACCTGAAAGACCCGGGAAAGTTCACCGCGCTCGGCGCGCACATCCCCAAGGGCGTACTGCTCACAGGCCCGCCCGGGACCGGCAAAACCCTGCTGGCGCGGGCGACGGCCGGCGAGGCGGAAGTGCCTTTTTTCAGCATCAGCGGCTCTGAATTCATCGAAATGTTCGTCGGTGTGGGCGCCTCACGCGTGCGTAACATGTTCAAGCAGGCCAAGGACAGCGCACCGGCGATTATCTTCATCGACGAGATCGACTCGATCGGACGGTCGCGCGGCACCGGGCTCGGCGGCGGACACGACGAGCGCGAACAGACGCTGAACCAGATCCTCTCGGAGATGGACGGATTCGAGCCGCATGAGTCCGTGGTCGTGATCTCCGCGACCAACCGGCCGGACGTGCTCGACCCGGCCCTGACGCGACCCGGCCGTTTCGACCGCCGGATCGTCCTGGAACCCCCGGCGCGCGAGGCACGGGAGAAGATCCTCGGCATCCACGCCCGCGAGGTACCGCTGGCGGAGGAAGTCGATCTCAGTAACGTCGCCGCGCGCACGGTGGGCTTTTCCGGGGCCGACCTGCGGAACCTCGTCAACGAGGCCGCCCTGATGGCGGGCCGCCGAGAACGCAAGCAGGTGACCACGGAGGACTTCGAGGACGCGCGCGACAAGCTCATGCTCGGCGCCCGGCGCGAGGAGACGCTGGAAGAGGAGGAGAAGAGACGCATCGCCTGGCATGAGAGCGGCCATGCGCTGCTCGCCGAGCTGCTCGAGCATACCGACCCGCTGGAAAAGGTCACCATCATCCCCCGCGGCCGGGCGCTGGGGGTTACCGAGCAGTCGCCGGAAATCGAGCGCCACCAGTATGTGAAAGACTACCTGCTCGACCGGATCTGCTCAGCGCTGGGCGGACGCGCCGCCGAAGAAGTGGTTTTCGGCGACACCTCGAACGGGGCGGCGTCCGATCTCGACCAGGTCACCCGCATCGCCCGCCACATGGTCTGCCGCTGGGGCATGAGTAAGAAAATCGGGCCGATGACCCTCGGCGGTGAACAGTCGAACGTCTTTCTCGGCCGCGAGATCACCCAGCAGAAAGAGTACAGCGAAGAGACCGCGAAACGGGTCGACGACGAGGTGCGCCGGATCGTGAGCGAAATGGAGGAGCGCGCCGTGGACCTGCTCCGCCGAAACCGCGCCCGTCTGGATGCGCTCGCCCAGACACTGCTCGAGGAGGAGACGGTGCCCCGATCGCGCATCAGGCAACTCCTTGAGGAGACCCCGCCCGAAGGGGACCACGCATAGACGTTCAATCCACGGTACGTCTGACTTCTTCGAGCATCTCTCCCACGCGCCGCACCCCCTGAATCCTCCGCATCAGCTCGCGGCGGCCGCGTATTCCGCGCAGGTACCCGGCGAGATGCGCCCGTCCCGCGGAACAGGCCTTACGCTCCGCGCGGTCGCGATCCAGACCGCTGCGCACGTACAGGTCCCGCAAACCGCGCAGGTGACGCTCGATCACGGCGCACCGCTCCCCGGTTGAAACCGGCGGTTCACGGTTTGGGAGCAGTTCGCGGAAAATCCAGGGACGACCGATCGCCGCCTGGCCGATCATCACCCCGTCGACCCCGGTCTCCCGGATCATGCGCTCCGCATCCTCCCTGCCCGCGATGCCGCCGTTGCCGACCACCGGGATCCGCACCGCCGCCTTCATCTTCGCGATGCGGTCAAGATGGACGGGCCCCGCATGCCGTTTCGTCGCCGGCCGTCCGTGCACGATCAGCAGGTCCGCCCCGCCCTCCTCTGCCGCACACGCCACGGCTGCGGGATCGTCCTGTTCGCAGTAGCCGATGCGGGTCTTA
It contains:
- a CDS encoding tRNA dihydrouridine synthase, whose translation is MNQGPVHSHLQFGTVTADPPVFLAPMAGYTDPVFRAICREYGAGAVVSELASAEGFVRGSGGTARILETFGEVHPAAAQMFGAEAHSVARAAAEVERSGAFDWIDLNCGCPARKIAGQGAGAGLLRDVAGLRRYVETVRASVRGTLSVKTRIGYCEQDDPAAVACAAEEGGADLLIVHGRPATKRHAGPVHLDRIAKMKAAVRIPVVGNGGIAGREDAERMIRETGVDGVMIGQAAIGRPWIFRELLPNREPPVSTGERCAVIERHLRGLRDLYVRSGLDRDRAERKACSAGRAHLAGYLRGIRGRRELMRRIQGVRRVGEMLEEVRRTVD
- a CDS encoding CopG family ribbon-helix-helix protein, with the translated sequence MSKTVTLRLPESTYERFRTLAQRENRPLSNFIETAASRYIETEQFVDEFEMEEIEANVDLNRSLKRGIKDAKAGRGRFV
- a CDS encoding CCA tRNA nucleotidyltransferase, with the translated sequence MNEPTHPAYETALRVLATLREAGHKAWFAGGSVRDRLLGREAKDYDVATDALPSRVEELFSRTVAVGKSFGVIAVVEDDIQIEVTTFRSEDQYEDGRRPGSVTPTTPEEDAQRRDFTINGLFYDPVADRVIDYVGGREDLARGLVRAIGDPGERFGEDHLRMLRAVRFAATLEFEIETRTREAIRALAGRIDRISAERIEIELTRTLTESPRPGRALCTLLDTGLLAEVIPEAVPMVGQEQPPEFHPEGDVFTHTCLMLDRMGAGVKEPGVDRAELAWALLLHDVGKPPACVHSQWPDGRPRLRFDRHARISADMAEAVMRRLKMPAKRIRNVVTAIDRHMRFMHVEEMRESKLRRWMAEPVFPLELELHRLDCEGSHGDMSCYRRVMDLREKISREPVLPEPWVNGRDLIAMGLEPGPGIGELLDEAFERQLEGEAASREELLAWLRERVAQKSNQARKPD
- a CDS encoding sodium:calcium antiporter, which translates into the protein MVSWLQFPAVLAAAFVLTAAVVVRAGVRLSLYGDALSERTKIGAGLIGLIFLAAVTSLPELAVSVASVVRAGFNAQGLAGADRVRALSAGADLATGNMLGSNVFNLMILVVLDAIRRSEPVLARVNPRHLRSAFSGLILLGLFAAAFAFDRRNGLAIPLLGTGWLIPLLPLAYVYMVRGYQRREPPRPPEMKAVESRLIGMPAAAFYGRLLALALVIVLGGAVLSALADRMALPPELGGFGLKQSFIGTLFLAIATSLPELVVCAAAVRYGFVDMAVGNVLGSNMFNLLILFVADIALRGEALLYYAAGDHWLTALEVLLLTLLLIAAVRRPGRRTFLRLGIYSWLMLVVYVVFAGMLY
- the rfaD gene encoding ADP-glyceromanno-heptose 6-epimerase — encoded protein: MNGNTELRYIVTGGAGFIGSNLVRALNERGETNILIVDRLGSGLKWRNLNGLEFEDFIDKDAFLETLPDIPWMGLEAVYHLGACSSTTEADADYLMRNNYAYTRQLCEACLRAGTRFVYASSAATYGDGSRGYSDRHESTPAYRPLNMYGYSKHRFDLWALRHEALDRVAGIKYFNVYGPGEAHKGDMRSMIHKAWGQVRERGEVRLFRSHRSEYADGEQVRDFVHVGDAVDLTLWLGDHPEINGLYNCGTGRARSWNDLARAVFESMGRKPHIRYIDMPESIRPNYQYYTEADLTKLREAGYRQAFTALEDGIRSYVRDHLESAGAE
- a CDS encoding 8-oxo-dGTP diphosphatase gives rise to the protein MMTLQDIDWEHWTPVEDATLLFVIRGGRILLIHKKRGFGAGKINGPGGRIEPGETPEECALREVEEELRIRPLNVDYAGLLQFQFVDGFSIRGHVYRAADFEGTPVETDEAIPLWCETDALPFERMWADDPVWFPHLLAGRRFSGRFIFEGERMVEYRVVEEEEEFECET
- a CDS encoding MBL fold metallo-hydrolase; protein product: MKLTFLGTGTSHGIPMIGCHCPVCSSKDPRNRRRRCSLHVEAGDLSMLFDTPPDLREQALSCGVERVDAVFITHAHADHIFGFDDLRRYSQMQRRRLPVHASAETLRLLERRFEYVHSEGHSFGAVPWVDFRPMDAPVRLSAGSGEAVVRPLPVLHGPAQIYGYRIDADRAAVAYIPDCSGIPDATAALLDDLDVLILDTLRPEPHPTHFGLEQSLAAARRLRPRVFCPTHITHHFDHDELQSRLPEWGVVPCDGMEVELPFT
- a CDS encoding type II toxin-antitoxin system RelE family toxin, with the protein product MPRPVEGGLSDFRIFETGEFQKKLGKLPPDANRFVERKLTEHVYPQLRQNPFLGPNIKKLKGYDPATWRYRIGKYRLFFMVDQAERVIFMLSVDNRRDAYR
- the ftsH gene encoding ATP-dependent zinc metalloprotease FtsH — protein: MAEQKEQHRRKKQDNQDPSPPAPSGVGNLGLWRWILAFLLIWAVTSVFQRMMARRAERVPVSYTVFKQQVRTGNVERVTLQGPEIRGEFESPYHPPAPEQADTERTKEGFGRFRTTRPPVEDPDLIPLLEEKGVGIEAKAVKQQEWIGMLLLMLPWLLLIGYFVYAGRKMRRQMGGGGAGGGPAGLFNIGQSKARRVQKSMCRDRYDDVAGNENAKRDLREIVDYLKDPGKFTALGAHIPKGVLLTGPPGTGKTLLARATAGEAEVPFFSISGSEFIEMFVGVGASRVRNMFKQAKDSAPAIIFIDEIDSIGRSRGTGLGGGHDEREQTLNQILSEMDGFEPHESVVVISATNRPDVLDPALTRPGRFDRRIVLEPPAREAREKILGIHAREVPLAEEVDLSNVAARTVGFSGADLRNLVNEAALMAGRRERKQVTTEDFEDARDKLMLGARREETLEEEEKRRIAWHESGHALLAELLEHTDPLEKVTIIPRGRALGVTEQSPEIERHQYVKDYLLDRICSALGGRAAEEVVFGDTSNGAASDLDQVTRIARHMVCRWGMSKKIGPMTLGGEQSNVFLGREITQQKEYSEETAKRVDDEVRRIVSEMEERAVDLLRRNRARLDALAQTLLEEETVPRSRIRQLLEETPPEGDHA